The DNA window CAATGCTCTCATGTGGGTTGGGGAATAAGCAACAGAAAGATAGTTGCAACAGTGATTTAGACGGTGGCGTCTATAGAAGAACTCACAACAAAGGTTTTAAGACGCACCTCTACAGAAACCTCACATACTGTGGTTCCTAACGAATCAACTCACCTCAGCAACAACTCATCACTTATTTTGATGGCACCTCCGCCGCTCCCAATAGTCGTAAAACACCTCAAGGCTCCTCAAGGTCGAGGCAAGAGATACGAGAGCTTTGTCTATTCGATGAAGAACGGGTATTTTATGGTTATACGAGGTTCAAGCGATGGGTTTTTGAAAATGATGCAAGCAGACTACGAATTAGTGATCAACTTCAAGAGCTCAAAGATAAAGGGGTAAGTTGTAAGGCAAGGAGTGTTCTAAAATGACGGAAATGCCATTTTAGATGTCACTTTTCAATATAATTGTGAgattctaataaaataaaatgaaatatctAGATTGCCCCACCAAAATGTCCATAATGTGCCCTTTTTTCATTGCGTATTTGtcttttcaccatttttttattttttcaaacttAACCTACCTTTGTTACGTTAATAACATCCCTTCTTTTAAATATCACAGTTAGAAAACAAGGTTTTGACTTAGACAAGTTACACGGGTTGaataaaaaaacctaaaacctaattAGGAGTTATGAAGGTTTACCTTGGTTTAAGAAATGATTAGGTCTTAATCATAATGAGTTCTTGATTAGGCATTTTTTCCGGAGCAGTAAAATTTTCGTTGTCTTCAAAATTAGTCTACTTTTTCTTCTAATCTGTGAAGAACCATAACTTTGAGTCTTTCTAAATTTGGAAGATTAGGAGAAATTCAACAAGTCCCTTTTTTTCTATTAGGCCGCATTTGACCCGTTTTGGTCTACAAATAACAAAACACCAAAATTTTCGTTGTCTTCAAAATTAGTCTACTTTTTCTTCTAATCTATGAAGAACCATAACTTTGAGTCTTTCTAAATTTGGAAGATTAGGAGAAATTCAACGAGTCCCTTTTTTTCTATTAGGCCGTATTTGACCCGTTTTGGTCTACAAATAACGAAACACCAAAATTTTCATTGTCTTCAAAATTAGTCTACTTTTTCTTCTAATCTGTGAAGAACCATAACTTTGAGTCTTTCTAAATTTGGAAGATTAGGAGAAATTCACGAGTCCCTTTTTTTCTATTAGGCCGTATTTGATCCGTTTTGGTCTACAAATAACAAAACACCAAAATTTTCATTGTCTTCAAAATTAGTCTACTTTTTCTTCTAATCTGTGAAGAACCATAACTTTGAGTCTTTCTAAATTTGGAAGattaggagaaagaagaattaaacaaaataaagaaaaaaaaaagtatgacttgcctaactttccaagttttgaaaaaaaaaaaaaaaagtccaaatcGAAGAACCTGATTTTCAGTTGTGCTAAACGCACATTTAAATGAGTGAGATGTTCTTTATTATATTGAATTCATAAAAgatattatattaaaattttattaaggtTACAATTGATCATTTTCAACCATAGGAAGGCTAGGCAATAGGGAATAAGGATCCACATGTGACTAGATGATTCATCTCAATCATTATTTTCCCACTCACTGTCAACAGTACAGTTGAATCGGCTTTAAATCATCAGATTACGATGACCATGATTATTGAATTTGATCATGGCAGTTTTCAAATCACAAGAAACTTAATTATTCATCTCAATCATTATTTTCCCACCTACTGTCCAACAGTTGAATCGGCTTTATATCGTCAGATTACGATGACCGTGACCATGACCATTGAATTTGAGCAGGGCGGTTCTCAAATCACAACAAATTTCTGGTTACGCCCTTCACCACACAACCCCTGGAAAATAatactctgtttttctcatctctgttttttcttgttttgctacctgcagaacggatcaaaatcctctgtttttctcatccatgtttttccttgtgttgctacctacagaacacgacacgtggacaacagaggatccaacggtcaaggttggatgaggattattacatccggtgcgttggtcttaaagttatccacgtgtcgtgttctgcaggtagtaaaacaaggaaaaacagggatgagaaaaacagaggattattttccctgcagaacacgacacgtggacaattttaagaccaacgcaccggatgtcataatcctcacccaaccttgaccgttggatcctctgttgtccacctacaggtagcaaaacaagaaaaaacagggatgagaaaaacagaggattttgatcccccCGGGGAACCTTGTATATATAGAGCCCTTTCTTCCACCATTTTAACTCAACCTATAGTACTTCTCCAGAAAGTCTCATCAACAGGAAGGTATTACAATGGCCTTGACACTGTTAGCTCCCCTCTCAATTATCCTTCTGCTGCTTCCTTACCTTACAAGTGCTATCTCCTCTTGTGGAGGATCATGTAACACTCTTGACGATTGCAGTGGTCAGCTCATCTGCATCAATGGAAAGTGCAATGACGACCCTGATCTTGGCACCCACATATGCTCCAACAACCCACCCCCGTCCCCCGGTGGTGGCAGCAGTGGTGGCGATGGATGCAGTCCGGCAGGAAAACTCCGCTGTGGGAGCAAGACCTATACCACATATAATTGCTCTGCTCAGGTCACTTCTTCCACACCTGCCCAACTTACAAACAACAATTTCGAGGCGGGTGGTGATGGAGGTGGTGCTTCAGAATGTGATGGGAAATACCATTCCAACTCGGAACGTATCGTGGCTCTCTCCACAGGATGGTATGCCGGTGGTAGTCGTTGTGGAAAGATGATCAAGATAACTGCCAATAATGGAAAAACTACAACAGCAAAGGTTGTGGATGAGTGTGACTCAATGCACGGTTGTGACAAAGAGCATGATTACCAACCTCCATGTCATAACAATATAGTTGATGCTTCTAATGCTGTGTGGAACGCTTTGGGGCTTGACATAGGCATAGGCGTGGTAGATGTTAAATGGACCATGGCCTAaggtttgtgtgtgtgtgtgtgtgtgtttcacAAGTCCAGAATAAATGTAATTGTTAGAGATCCCCCAAATGAAATAAGGACATTCATATGTCATTTATAACCATGTTTGTAGTTTGTGCGTTGCTTTATGTGGAATAATCTATATTGTTAATGCAGTAGGATCGAAGAGAGTTTGTAGGACAAGGGTTGGCTGATCAGCTGACGTTTCAGGAACACAGTAATAAGAACCTCATAATTAATGGTCCCTTGTATGTCAATGCATATATTAGTTAATTTTATCATCTGATTTCCTATCATTCCATATACTCACATCATATGATATAATCTTATCATTTGGCATATTAGTGATagatttctattattattattttatgtggttCATGCACATTCATTTCATCATGATTCAGTTCAAATAAACATAGCAAGCATATATGTTGGCCTAGGGCTGTCAAAGTTATCGGtggagaatattcaaaatccaagcaTATATGTTGGTCTATGGCTGTCCAAATTATcgggcgaggtgggtgcctaacatcttcccaCACTAGTAACCTAACAGAGACCTATATTTCTGGAACAAACCAAAAATGAAGTCAAATTCGAGCTCGGTCCCTTAACTAGAATTGGGCTCGCCAATAGGTTCCCATCCCCTTCATGTCGTCAAGAGAAGATTGAGGATATaacctccccccaccccctccacCCCGGGAAGAAAAATGTGGAACTATAAAGAAGAAACCACTCcctaagaaaaagagaggaggatCGCAACCTCGAGTGGGAAGGGGTGAGAGGAGGAGGATTTTTTCTCTTATCCTTACaccatgtaaaataaataacaaacaaacattGAAAATTTTTACAATTACGTTTTGCATTGTATATATTTTACTTCTCAAAACAAACATTTAAAAATGTTTCAACAAACATTGGAAAATGTTTCAACAAACATTGGAAAATGTTTCAACAAACATTGGAAAATGTTTCAGCATTACATGTAAATGTTTTCATGTAAAATCTTatgggctatgtttggttgcaaggggaattaaagggaagagaagtgaaattttcatacctAAAAAGAAATGTATGTAATTATTACCACATGTGACTATAACAatacttcaaatcatttcatatttggttatcaaattttactttactttgcatccaaaactctttcctataaatttaaaataaaaattacatatgtatcactactaaatatggttaaacaAATTAAGTAGCTTATACAATCACATTAGATCATATGTGGAAATGATATTTACAAACAATTTTTTAAGTAAGAAAATTCCatctcccttccctttaaattcctgTAACCATAGAAAAAGGGTGTGCATGGCCATACACACAACAGTTGAATGGGGGATAAGAGACTATGGTGCACCAACTTCACTCTAATCCAACAGCTATGTGTTGTATGACCATACACAAAACCTCTCcaaaattttataaatgaaatttttacatgaaaaaatttacattgaaacaaatggaggcttattatttttttgaagtgGTAATGATTGTCTATTGGCTTATGACTAACAACTAAAAAGTTGCAAGGATTAGTATAGCACGCCCAGCTCAACTTTAGGGCAGGGTGGGCAAAACCCTCTTAGCGAAGTGGATCTGGCCCATTGGAAGCCCAGTCATAATGGGGAACCTGAGTTTGAAATATTCAAGCCAGCCTCGCTTGCACCCCTAGCTCGAACCACACTTGAGGGTGGCATGTGCCTCAGTTTTAAGCCCAAAAACTTGGTCCTAGTTTGTTCTGTTGGATCAACAAGAACTTCATAAATTTGGAATTTGAAAACATTTTGTACTGGTAAAAGAAAGTTACCAAGTCAAACGGCCATTGTGAAGGGGGTAGAAATAGGTAATAACAAGGGGCGGGTTTTTTTGAGTTTCATAAGGGTAGGGTGTGTTATTTCGCCACCCTAGCATT is part of the Macadamia integrifolia cultivar HAES 741 chromosome 9, SCU_Mint_v3, whole genome shotgun sequence genome and encodes:
- the LOC122089963 gene encoding ripening-related protein grip22-like, whose protein sequence is MALTLLAPLSIILLLLPYLTSAISSCGGSCNTLDDCSGQLICINGKCNDDPDLGTHICSNNPPPSPGGGSSGGDGCSPAGKLRCGSKTYTTYNCSAQVTSSTPAQLTNNNFEAGGDGGGASECDGKYHSNSERIVALSTGWYAGGSRCGKMIKITANNGKTTTAKVVDECDSMHGCDKEHDYQPPCHNNIVDASNAVWNALGLDIGIGVVDVKWTMA